One window of Anaerolineales bacterium genomic DNA carries:
- the radA gene encoding DNA repair protein RadA, with translation MAKTKTHTRFVCQQCGRVSASYMGKCPQCGAFDSMVEEVIHDEPVAKKGAVNVRGLTGRSEPRPISEVSGEAEDRVHLPIGEFARVLGGGIVPGSIVLVGGDPGIGKSTLMLQMAMEMAKVQRVLYVSGEESERQIKMRASRLFNGGKDLPKDLLLVTETNLEIILNHVRESKPDLLIVDSIQTTYLAELDSSAGSVSQVRECSSQLRELAKSTGLTVFMIGHVTKEGSIAGPRVLEHIVDTVLYLEGDRFQAYRLLRSVKNRFGATSEVGVFEMREGGLNEVLNPSEAFLAERLVNAAGSAIAVTMEGTRPILVEVQGLTSPTQFGNARRTPNGVDFNRLLLITAVLTRRVGLKLAEQDVFVNVVGGIQIDEPAADLAVAAAIASSWKDVPIQANLVLIGEIGLAGELRMPGQMVARLREAQKLGFKTAIVPKAIRKGEEYPKGIEIIEVRSVDQALDKALKTTDKRG, from the coding sequence ATGGCAAAAACCAAAACCCACACCCGATTTGTCTGCCAGCAATGCGGACGAGTCTCCGCATCCTACATGGGCAAATGCCCGCAGTGCGGAGCGTTCGACAGCATGGTGGAGGAAGTCATCCACGATGAGCCTGTGGCGAAGAAAGGCGCGGTCAACGTCCGCGGGCTGACGGGCCGCTCGGAGCCGCGTCCTATTTCCGAGGTCAGCGGTGAGGCGGAAGACCGTGTCCACCTGCCCATCGGCGAGTTTGCGCGCGTCCTCGGCGGAGGCATCGTCCCCGGTTCCATCGTACTTGTGGGCGGCGACCCGGGCATCGGCAAATCCACGTTGATGCTGCAAATGGCGATGGAGATGGCGAAGGTGCAGCGCGTGCTGTATGTTTCGGGCGAAGAGTCGGAACGGCAGATCAAGATGCGCGCTTCACGTTTGTTCAACGGCGGGAAGGATTTGCCCAAGGATTTGCTGTTGGTGACGGAGACCAACCTTGAGATCATTTTGAATCACGTCCGCGAATCAAAACCGGACCTGTTGATCGTTGACTCCATCCAGACCACGTATCTCGCTGAATTGGATTCTTCGGCGGGCTCGGTTTCGCAGGTGCGCGAATGTTCGTCGCAGTTGCGCGAGTTGGCGAAATCCACCGGCTTGACCGTTTTCATGATCGGTCACGTAACGAAGGAAGGTTCCATTGCCGGTCCGCGTGTGTTGGAGCATATCGTGGATACGGTCTTGTATTTGGAGGGAGATCGTTTTCAAGCGTATCGTCTGTTGCGCTCGGTGAAGAACCGCTTTGGCGCGACATCCGAAGTGGGCGTGTTCGAAATGCGCGAAGGCGGCTTGAATGAAGTACTGAATCCATCCGAGGCATTTTTGGCGGAGCGTTTGGTCAATGCCGCAGGTTCTGCCATTGCAGTGACGATGGAAGGCACACGTCCCATTCTCGTGGAAGTGCAGGGATTAACCTCGCCGACTCAATTTGGCAATGCGCGCCGCACCCCGAACGGCGTGGACTTTAATCGTCTGCTATTGATAACGGCTGTTCTCACACGTCGTGTCGGGTTAAAACTTGCCGAGCAGGATGTCTTCGTCAACGTGGTGGGCGGTATCCAGATCGACGAACCCGCCGCAGATTTGGCTGTCGCCGCCGCCATTGCTTCTTCATGGAAGGATGTTCCCATTCAAGCCAATCTTGTTCTCATCGGCGAGATCGGCTTGGCGGGCGAATTGCGTATGCCTGGGCAAATGGTGGCGCGTCTGCGTGAGGCGCAGAAGCTTGGTTTCAAAACTGCCATCGTCCCGAAAGCGATTCGCAAAGGCGAAGAATATCCGAAAGGAATCGAGATCATCGAAGTCCGCTCGGTGGACCAGGCGTTGGATAAGGCGTTGAAAACC